In a single window of the Xanthomonas cassavae CFBP 4642 genome:
- a CDS encoding IS5 family transposase, whose protein sequence is MRTRRPAAEDTPAEELFRSRLENQIDLRHPLAQLSQPMPWAALEQALCSHLPATPAGGGRPALPVRLMTGLLYLKHAFDLSDEAVCERWLENPYWQFFTGEVVFQTRLPCDASSLTRWRQRLGEAGMEEVLAHTINTAHAMRAVDARELSRVIVDTTVQEKAIAYPTDSRLLEVARKKLVLLAKRHGIALRQTYARQGPALSRKAGRYAHARQFKRMRAALRRQRTVLGRVVRDMQRKLDAVEDSVHERIAVWLDRAQRLYTQHPKDKHKLYALHAPEVECIGKGKARQPYEFGVKVGIAVTACKGLVVGARSFPGNPYDGDTLAEQLEQTRGLLQDVAVAPTVAIVDLGYRGREVDGVQVLHRGKAKTLTRRQWHWIKRRQAVEPVIGHLKDDCRLRRCRLKGTQGDALHVLGCAAGYNLRWLMRWIALLRAWIRAMSQLSLDAMDRSQLAIDV, encoded by the coding sequence ATGCGTACACGCCGCCCTGCTGCCGAAGACACCCCCGCCGAGGAACTGTTTCGTTCGCGCCTGGAGAACCAGATCGATCTGCGCCATCCGCTGGCGCAGTTGAGTCAACCGATGCCGTGGGCCGCGTTGGAGCAGGCGCTTTGCTCGCACTTGCCGGCCACGCCCGCTGGAGGTGGGCGTCCGGCCTTGCCGGTGCGCTTGATGACCGGTTTGCTGTACCTCAAGCACGCCTTTGATCTGTCCGACGAAGCGGTGTGCGAGCGCTGGCTGGAGAATCCGTACTGGCAGTTCTTCACCGGTGAGGTGGTGTTCCAGACGCGTCTGCCATGCGATGCCAGTTCGCTGACGCGCTGGCGTCAGCGTCTGGGCGAAGCTGGGATGGAAGAGGTCCTGGCGCATACGATCAATACGGCGCACGCGATGAGGGCGGTGGATGCACGCGAGCTGTCGCGGGTGATCGTGGATACCACGGTGCAGGAAAAGGCAATCGCCTATCCGACCGACAGCCGTCTGCTGGAGGTGGCACGCAAGAAGCTGGTGCTGCTGGCCAAGCGCCACGGTATTGCGCTGCGGCAAACCTACGCACGGCAAGGCCCTGCCTTGAGCCGCAAGGCAGGCCGCTATGCCCATGCGCGCCAGTTCAAGCGCATGCGAGCTGCGCTGCGGCGCCAACGCACAGTGTTGGGGCGCGTGGTGCGCGATATGCAGCGCAAGCTGGACGCAGTGGAGGACAGCGTGCACGAGCGCATCGCTGTGTGGCTGGATCGCGCGCAACGCCTGTACACGCAACACCCCAAGGACAAGCACAAGCTGTATGCGTTGCATGCTCCGGAGGTGGAATGCATCGGCAAGGGCAAAGCGCGTCAACCGTACGAGTTTGGCGTGAAGGTCGGCATTGCGGTGACGGCCTGCAAGGGATTGGTCGTGGGTGCGCGGAGTTTCCCCGGCAATCCGTACGACGGCGATACCTTGGCCGAGCAACTGGAGCAGACACGCGGATTGCTGCAAGACGTGGCTGTCGCCCCGACGGTAGCGATCGTGGACCTGGGCTATCGCGGGCGCGAGGTCGATGGGGTACAGGTGCTGCACCGTGGGAAAGCCAAGACGCTGACGCGCCGGCAGTGGCACTGGATCAAGCGACGGCAAGCGGTGGAGCCGGTGATCGGCCATCTGAAAGACGACTGCCGGCTGCGCCGCTGCAGATTAAAGGGCACCCAAGGCGATGCACTGCATGTACTGGGCTGCGCCGCCGGCTACAACCTGCGCTGGTTGATGCGCTGGATCGCGCTTTTGCGTGCCTGGATCCGTGCCATGTCGCAGTTATCCCTGGACGCCATGGATCGGTCACAGCTCGCAATTGACGTCTGA
- the avrXacE2 gene encoding type III secretion system effector avirulence protein AvrXacE2: MGCTISTTNNAPHSPRQEDAPPLPPQTRQSFVGVVNGLLSDLPKRRRRGGLLSDPDISLAGYLLSKAVIGDPVEPQDIPRLHKANNTMQETRARFPYGRGNVATDIAVSDHASSQHAQAAHDVFVDLVRGAAPASMLTNPTLGHAVVSEFVQGGHCAGYAAVATMRHVQKLQPEESVHYVQHNHQGHDWAESRVPDGHHKTIVLDPWAQGPAVFASDSRFAANAQHTQERLALNAKDGDDIAAKTAAGAQYLLENCLPLTETHLKRLKAQQFHCAPEEVWQPQPVVSDAFRRRVRQGLATLTNSSELGLSRAEQSSKALKKMSIKSACALGFGKKAASAAAEDIAAAAYQLGEQSQ, from the coding sequence ATGGGTTGCACTATCTCAACGACAAACAACGCCCCGCACTCGCCGCGCCAAGAGGACGCGCCTCCCCTTCCGCCGCAGACGCGGCAATCCTTTGTGGGTGTTGTAAATGGGCTGTTGAGCGATTTGCCCAAGCGTCGGCGTCGTGGCGGTTTGCTCTCCGATCCTGATATCTCCCTCGCCGGCTACTTGCTGAGCAAAGCCGTCATCGGGGATCCGGTCGAGCCCCAGGACATCCCTCGGCTGCACAAGGCGAACAACACGATGCAGGAGACACGGGCGCGCTTCCCATACGGACGCGGCAACGTCGCCACCGACATTGCCGTCAGCGATCACGCATCCAGTCAACATGCGCAGGCCGCACATGATGTGTTTGTCGATCTGGTGCGCGGCGCGGCGCCGGCGTCAATGCTCACGAATCCGACGCTGGGGCATGCGGTCGTATCTGAATTCGTCCAGGGCGGTCATTGCGCCGGATATGCTGCCGTAGCAACCATGCGACATGTACAGAAGCTTCAGCCAGAAGAAAGCGTCCACTATGTCCAGCACAACCATCAGGGCCATGACTGGGCTGAGTCGCGCGTGCCGGACGGACATCACAAGACCATCGTCCTAGACCCTTGGGCTCAAGGACCGGCGGTGTTTGCGTCCGACAGCAGATTTGCGGCAAATGCTCAACACACCCAAGAACGCTTGGCCTTGAATGCCAAGGACGGAGATGACATTGCCGCCAAGACGGCCGCAGGCGCGCAGTATCTTCTGGAAAACTGCCTCCCCCTGACTGAAACACACCTCAAGAGACTGAAAGCCCAGCAGTTCCATTGCGCGCCTGAGGAAGTCTGGCAACCGCAACCTGTGGTGAGCGATGCGTTTCGTAGACGGGTTCGGCAAGGTCTGGCTACATTGACCAACTCTTCAGAGCTTGGCTTGTCGCGGGCAGAGCAGAGCAGCAAGGCTTTGAAGAAGATGTCCATCAAATCGGCATGCGCACTGGGTTTCGGCAAGAAAGCAGCAAGCGCAGCTGCCGAAGACATTGCCGCTGCCGCATATCAGCTGGGCGAGCAGAGCCAGTAA
- a CDS encoding DUF1778 domain-containing protein, giving the protein MPTMSTAPSKRETLNIRIKPEERSLIDRAAKARGKNRTDFVLEAARSAAEEALLDQTIISASPDAYAAFLARLDMPPQPNERLRKTMQTPAPWEKA; this is encoded by the coding sequence ATGCCCACGATGAGCACCGCACCCAGCAAGCGTGAAACGCTGAACATCCGCATCAAGCCCGAGGAACGGAGCTTGATCGACCGCGCCGCCAAGGCACGGGGCAAGAACCGCACCGACTTCGTGCTGGAAGCCGCCCGGTCGGCCGCCGAGGAAGCGTTACTAGACCAGACGATCATTTCCGCCAGCCCGGACGCCTACGCGGCCTTTCTGGCACGACTGGACATGCCGCCGCAGCCGAACGAACGCCTGCGGAAAACCATGCAGACGCCCGCCCCGTGGGAGAAAGCATGA
- a CDS encoding ParA family protein: MKTLVLASQKGGAGKTTLAAHLAIAAEQAGVGPAVLIDTDPQGSLSAWWNSRDADTPALAAATLAELPAKLEALASAGFKLAVIDTPPAITDAIRDVVKLADLVLIPTRPSPHDLRAVGSTVDIAQEAGRPFAFALTQAKPTARLTVQAVAALSAHGPVAPSIVHDRVDYAGSMVDGRTVQETDGKGRSAEEITALFAFVQERMNDKKKARKKETV, encoded by the coding sequence GTGAAAACCCTAGTGTTGGCAAGTCAGAAAGGCGGGGCGGGCAAGACGACGCTGGCCGCGCATCTGGCCATAGCCGCCGAGCAGGCCGGCGTGGGGCCTGCCGTCCTTATCGACACCGATCCCCAAGGCAGTTTGTCGGCGTGGTGGAACTCGCGTGATGCGGACACTCCGGCGCTCGCGGCCGCGACGCTGGCCGAGCTGCCGGCGAAATTGGAAGCGCTGGCCAGCGCCGGTTTTAAGCTGGCCGTCATCGATACCCCGCCCGCCATCACCGATGCCATCCGGGACGTGGTGAAGCTCGCCGACCTTGTGCTGATTCCAACCCGGCCTAGCCCGCACGACCTGCGCGCAGTCGGCAGCACGGTGGACATTGCACAGGAAGCCGGGAGGCCCTTCGCGTTCGCACTCACGCAAGCGAAGCCGACCGCCCGCCTGACGGTGCAAGCGGTGGCCGCCCTGTCTGCGCACGGTCCCGTAGCCCCATCCATCGTGCATGATCGTGTGGACTATGCCGGCAGTATGGTGGACGGCCGCACGGTGCAGGAAACCGATGGTAAGGGCCGGAGCGCCGAGGAAATCACGGCGTTATTTGCTTTCGTGCAAGAACGCATGAACGATAAAAAGAAAGCTCGCAAAAAGGAAACCGTCTAA
- a CDS encoding M23 family metallopeptidase, translated as MNVRIAALPLLFAVASAAAPALAQSCMVNVTDHELITERFGINADFRKGRTHDGFDFRAPRGSPLYVGADGVVTTRDTWRGAGNVLVIRRPNGQTMTYYHLSAFAPDAAVGKEVKAGQLIGYAGGTSASRTGGPVDDDAYSPHLHFIYAVPDAGQQRITNFSQHASRLRSVNPGQLPRDFTGNARPQAVGVGYKTDPAPFFCKAYPFKGSGEQWNREVS; from the coding sequence ATGAACGTCAGAATCGCCGCCCTGCCCCTTCTTTTTGCGGTCGCCTCGGCCGCAGCGCCCGCACTGGCGCAGTCGTGCATGGTGAACGTGACGGACCACGAGCTGATAACGGAGCGGTTCGGCATCAATGCCGACTTCCGCAAAGGCCGCACACATGACGGCTTCGACTTCCGCGCACCGCGCGGGTCGCCGCTCTACGTGGGTGCGGACGGCGTAGTGACCACGCGCGACACGTGGCGCGGCGCGGGCAATGTGCTGGTCATCCGCCGCCCGAACGGGCAGACGATGACCTATTACCACCTGTCAGCCTTTGCGCCTGACGCGGCGGTCGGCAAGGAAGTGAAGGCCGGGCAGCTCATCGGCTATGCCGGTGGAACCTCGGCCAGCAGGACCGGCGGCCCCGTCGATGACGACGCCTATAGCCCGCACCTGCATTTCATCTACGCCGTGCCGGATGCCGGGCAGCAGCGCATCACGAATTTCAGCCAGCACGCCAGTCGCCTGCGGTCGGTGAACCCCGGTCAGCTTCCGCGCGATTTCACCGGCAATGCCCGCCCGCAGGCGGTCGGCGTCGGCTACAAGACCGATCCCGCGCCGTTCTTCTGCAAGGCGTACCCGTTCAAGGGGTCCGGGGAGCAATGGAACAGGGAAGTCAGTTAA
- a CDS encoding recombinase family protein, which yields MKIGYARVSTREQNPALQVDALKAAGCERIYQDVASGAKTARPALDELLGQLRAGDVLVIWKLDRMGRSLKHLVELVGNLMERKVGLLSLNDPIDTTSAQGRFVFNLFATLAEFERELIRERTQAGLTAARARGRVGGRPTGLSPQAEATALAAETLYRERKLSVAAIAQKLHLSKSTLYSYLRHRGVEIGPYKKTEQQPSSMSALESGNDAPPKVATILLTLRIENNSKFVRGKKRTIEHVESFYLDQYDATRRPNGEYELKVPYDTDEELDEAVNELLTDIASGADDRHCFSESDARMEGTDRHW from the coding sequence ATGAAAATCGGCTACGCTCGCGTCTCCACCCGCGAACAGAACCCGGCCTTGCAGGTGGACGCTCTCAAGGCGGCCGGTTGCGAGCGCATCTATCAGGATGTGGCGAGCGGCGCGAAGACCGCACGTCCGGCGCTCGATGAGCTACTGGGTCAGTTGCGCGCCGGCGACGTGCTGGTGATCTGGAAGCTCGACCGCATGGGGCGCTCGCTCAAGCACCTGGTCGAGCTGGTCGGCAACCTGATGGAGCGCAAGGTTGGACTCCTCAGTCTGAACGATCCCATCGACACCACCAGCGCCCAGGGGCGGTTTGTGTTCAACCTGTTCGCTACGCTGGCCGAGTTCGAGCGCGAACTGATCCGCGAACGCACCCAGGCCGGGCTGACGGCCGCGCGGGCACGCGGTCGGGTCGGCGGGCGACCCACAGGACTGTCGCCGCAGGCCGAAGCGACGGCGCTGGCGGCAGAGACCCTGTACCGCGAGCGGAAACTGTCGGTCGCCGCCATCGCACAGAAGCTGCACCTGTCCAAGAGCACGCTGTACAGCTACCTGCGACATCGCGGTGTAGAGATCGGTCCGTACAAGAAAACGGAGCAGCAACCATCAAGCATGTCGGCCCTTGAAAGCGGCAATGACGCCCCGCCGAAGGTCGCCACCATCCTGCTGACGCTGCGCATCGAGAACAACAGCAAGTTCGTGCGCGGCAAGAAGCGCACGATTGAGCACGTCGAGAGCTTTTACCTCGACCAATACGACGCCACGCGACGGCCGAACGGCGAATATGAGCTGAAGGTGCCCTATGACACCGACGAAGAACTGGATGAAGCTGTGAACGAATTGCTGACCGACATCGCCAGCGGTGCGGACGACCGGCACTGCTTCTCGGAGAGCGACGCGCGCATGGAGGGCACCGACCGGCACTGGTGA
- a CDS encoding DNA-binding protein — protein MARSGLYKSDVQRARDRLRATGTHPSVDAVRVALGNTGSKTTIHRYLRELEEEEGQGVGAKMAVSDALQDLIARLAERLHSEAHTVVAQAQARFQAQLQERTQALEQARHEAGSLMTQLQRCETALQAEREAGDAARSEVARRTTELAQLEERIAGLTARLAEHDAHAKSLEHKHEHAREALEHYRTSVKDQREQEQRRHEHQVQELQVALRQANEALTAKNHDLMQLNRENGQWLERQTRLERELAQARQRADAQQRERDALRLAAAEHQALQVRWTDDLHALEGVRTELSAARTELVEERQRREHAEADTLRATVRLSTLEQLLAQLRPARPVGE, from the coding sequence ATGGCAAGGTCCGGGTTGTACAAAAGCGATGTGCAACGCGCCCGCGATCGCCTGCGCGCCACGGGCACGCATCCGTCCGTGGACGCGGTCCGGGTGGCGCTGGGCAACACGGGGTCCAAGACCACCATCCACCGCTATTTGAGGGAGTTGGAAGAGGAGGAAGGGCAAGGCGTTGGCGCGAAAATGGCCGTGAGCGATGCACTTCAAGACCTCATCGCCCGCCTCGCCGAGCGGTTGCACAGCGAGGCCCACACGGTCGTGGCGCAGGCCCAGGCGCGCTTCCAGGCGCAGCTGCAGGAACGCACCCAAGCGCTGGAGCAGGCCCGACACGAGGCCGGGTCACTCATGACGCAGCTGCAACGCTGCGAGACCGCGCTGCAGGCCGAACGCGAGGCGGGCGACGCTGCCAGGAGCGAAGTGGCCCGCCGCACCACCGAACTGGCCCAGCTGGAGGAGCGGATCGCGGGCCTCACGGCCAGATTGGCCGAGCACGACGCCCATGCGAAATCGTTGGAACACAAGCACGAACACGCCAGGGAAGCCCTTGAGCACTACCGCACCTCGGTCAAGGACCAGCGCGAGCAGGAACAGCGCCGGCATGAGCACCAGGTGCAGGAGCTGCAGGTCGCCCTACGGCAGGCCAACGAGGCATTGACCGCCAAGAACCACGACCTGATGCAGCTCAACCGGGAAAACGGCCAGTGGCTGGAACGCCAGACCCGGCTGGAGCGGGAGCTGGCGCAGGCACGCCAGCGGGCCGACGCCCAGCAACGCGAGCGCGACGCGCTGCGCCTGGCGGCCGCCGAGCACCAAGCCCTGCAGGTGCGCTGGACCGACGATCTCCACGCGCTGGAAGGCGTGCGCACCGAACTGTCGGCGGCGCGGACCGAACTGGTCGAAGAGCGCCAGCGCCGGGAACACGCCGAGGCAGACACCCTGCGGGCCACGGTGCGCCTGAGCACGTTGGAACAACTCCTGGCGCAGCTGCGGCCAGCGCGCCCGGTTGGCGAATAA
- a CDS encoding recombinase family protein, translated as MARHKQDPGTLDLMSGRLLVGYARVSTDDQELTNQRTELHAAGCSRIFAEKITGTHSKRAELARMLDHLRAGDVVTVTRLDRLARNTRDLLDIAEQLQAKGAGLRSLAEPWADTTSPAGRMVLTVFAGIAEFERSLIVERTRNGRTAAKARGVRFGRRPTLTPAQIAHARRLIDEDGQTATQAAALLGVHRATLYRALTKEDGAK; from the coding sequence ATGGCACGGCACAAACAAGACCCCGGCACGCTCGACCTGATGAGCGGCCGATTGCTCGTCGGCTATGCGCGGGTTTCGACCGACGACCAAGAGCTGACCAATCAGCGGACCGAGCTGCACGCGGCCGGCTGTTCCCGCATCTTCGCCGAGAAGATCACCGGCACCCACAGCAAGCGGGCCGAGCTGGCCCGGATGCTCGACCATCTGAGGGCCGGCGACGTGGTAACAGTGACGCGGCTTGACCGCCTCGCCCGCAACACCCGCGACCTGCTGGACATAGCCGAGCAGTTGCAGGCGAAGGGGGCCGGCTTGCGGTCGCTGGCCGAGCCGTGGGCCGACACGACCAGCCCGGCGGGGCGCATGGTTCTGACGGTGTTTGCCGGCATTGCCGAGTTCGAGCGGTCTCTGATCGTGGAGCGCACACGCAACGGGCGCACAGCGGCCAAGGCGCGGGGCGTTCGCTTCGGCCGCCGCCCTACCCTCACCCCTGCGCAGATTGCCCACGCCCGCCGCCTGATCGACGAGGATGGGCAGACTGCAACCCAAGCGGCCGCCTTGCTGGGTGTGCATCGAGCGACCCTGTATCGCGCCCTGACCAAGGAGGACGGCGCCAAATGA
- a CDS encoding trypsin-like serine protease, whose amino-acid sequence MARDKKLKIAIGITLGISFLINFLPAQAAVIDEATFKYYGGDLENVGESLKTSNDELRSFSYEKPWLVVGDISGCTATWLGNSGDWSYILTAAHCVPYKAEETAVNRTFKDLNGNIIASGSGIAYVPPQRISVPSGMGGASTDVAVIKLPVVGQILDANERPVERPILNDYLDEVGRDVIFVGYGSWGVGTKSNGGYWPEKGARRLYSRSRINQVFENEYGIGAKYDPQGPSAYWARVAAGDSGSAWWQIRNGKPVIIATTNGGTSTLSTGARISKYVDWIKSIYPEARFLSEEPPLGCIVNVETSEKFCMHPGEAHAYSLPAWIYNKKVYVDAAPGTAVVLSDWDNLSYARIARFVGTVENSDLRNVKADNGSYLDFSKPRSMKVVSDTTLLGCIVSLTSSEKYCLPAGKRSHYSLPDWIYHRQVYVDSSSGVLVQLSDWDNLSYNRIASFSGVTQNWELKSVKAFDSNYLDFSQPRSMRVIQDLENSSK is encoded by the coding sequence ATGGCTCGAGATAAAAAATTGAAAATAGCTATTGGCATCACCCTTGGAATTTCATTCCTAATTAATTTTCTTCCAGCACAAGCCGCGGTTATTGACGAAGCAACATTTAAATACTACGGAGGTGACCTGGAAAATGTTGGAGAAAGCTTAAAAACTAGCAACGATGAGTTGCGCTCTTTTAGCTATGAAAAGCCATGGCTCGTGGTTGGCGATATTTCCGGATGCACCGCGACGTGGCTTGGAAATTCAGGCGACTGGAGCTATATCCTCACAGCCGCTCATTGCGTTCCCTACAAGGCTGAAGAAACTGCAGTCAACAGGACTTTTAAAGATCTAAATGGAAATATTATAGCCTCAGGCTCGGGTATCGCATACGTACCGCCTCAAAGAATTTCCGTTCCGTCAGGAATGGGCGGGGCGTCTACGGATGTCGCGGTGATAAAGTTACCCGTAGTCGGGCAGATACTAGACGCTAATGAAAGACCGGTCGAACGTCCGATCTTGAATGATTATCTCGACGAAGTGGGTCGCGACGTAATCTTCGTTGGATACGGTTCCTGGGGTGTTGGAACGAAGTCTAACGGTGGATATTGGCCGGAAAAAGGAGCAAGACGGCTCTATTCGCGAAGCCGTATTAACCAGGTATTCGAGAATGAATATGGAATCGGTGCCAAATACGACCCACAGGGACCGTCGGCATACTGGGCAAGAGTGGCTGCGGGCGATAGCGGATCTGCCTGGTGGCAAATTCGCAATGGCAAGCCAGTCATCATCGCAACAACCAATGGCGGTACCTCCACTCTATCCACTGGCGCGCGAATTTCCAAGTATGTCGATTGGATCAAGTCGATTTATCCCGAGGCACGTTTTTTATCGGAAGAACCGCCTCTTGGATGCATTGTCAATGTAGAGACAAGTGAAAAGTTCTGCATGCACCCTGGCGAGGCTCACGCTTATTCGCTACCGGCATGGATCTACAATAAAAAAGTATATGTGGATGCCGCTCCGGGCACCGCAGTGGTACTCTCTGATTGGGACAATCTTTCCTATGCCAGGATAGCACGTTTTGTCGGCACCGTAGAAAATAGTGATCTTCGCAATGTCAAGGCAGACAATGGAAGTTATTTAGACTTCTCTAAACCGAGATCGATGAAGGTTGTTAGCGATACTACGCTGCTTGGGTGTATCGTCAGCTTGACAAGTAGTGAAAAGTACTGTCTGCCTGCTGGCAAAAGGTCGCACTATTCCTTGCCGGATTGGATTTATCACCGCCAAGTATATGTTGATAGCTCTTCCGGGGTCCTAGTGCAACTATCGGATTGGGACAATCTTTCGTATAATAGAATTGCGAGTTTTTCAGGAGTCACCCAGAACTGGGAATTAAAGAGCGTCAAAGCATTTGATAGCAACTATTTGGATTTCTCACAACCTCGCTCCATGCGAGTAATCCAAGATTTGGAAAATTCTTCCAAATAG
- a CDS encoding type III effector, whose protein sequence is MYAALACYPTRILAILPLPELLQRLCPIPRRARNAARRSEARCKRCEIKYGNQNVCINLIPRPPYIPPSSISMEFKMPKSIRSASHASSSNFDSSPQHESGLRDAAKKVYDSSVLYHGTKHPHLKSLRENGFSKSHKRDGATAGGNANMFMNLSSAAQEESANNHYLSSSKKEAKNFAMFADMDNPALLRTIGVRSSFNLISDPRTRGTAYMTGQSIPSKFVLGSKNSSPGENAQVFKKEMHAAGYEVSTEQAGALLRDVQSDSDDDNFPDPDDFIMSRLRGL, encoded by the coding sequence ATGTATGCGGCGCTGGCGTGTTATCCAACGCGAATTCTGGCGATTCTTCCACTACCCGAACTGCTGCAAAGGCTCTGTCCCATTCCGCGCAGAGCACGAAACGCTGCACGCCGCAGCGAAGCCCGATGTAAGAGATGCGAAATCAAATATGGCAACCAGAATGTTTGTATCAATCTTATTCCGCGCCCCCCATATATTCCACCCTCCTCCATCTCCATGGAATTTAAAATGCCAAAGTCCATCAGAAGTGCTAGTCATGCATCGAGCTCTAATTTCGATTCGTCGCCTCAGCATGAGAGCGGCCTAAGGGACGCAGCCAAAAAAGTCTACGACAGCAGTGTTTTATATCACGGGACAAAGCATCCGCATTTAAAATCTCTTAGGGAGAACGGATTTTCAAAATCACACAAACGCGACGGCGCAACGGCAGGAGGTAACGCAAATATGTTTATGAATTTAAGCTCTGCAGCGCAGGAAGAATCCGCAAACAATCATTATTTGTCCTCTTCCAAGAAAGAAGCCAAGAATTTTGCCATGTTCGCTGACATGGATAATCCCGCACTATTACGCACCATCGGCGTCAGAAGCAGCTTCAATCTGATCTCGGATCCTAGGACCCGTGGCACGGCATACATGACAGGTCAGTCGATTCCTTCAAAATTCGTGCTTGGATCAAAAAACAGCTCCCCCGGGGAAAATGCGCAGGTGTTCAAGAAAGAGATGCATGCTGCAGGATACGAGGTCTCTACAGAACAAGCGGGCGCACTACTTAGAGATGTGCAATCTGATTCTGATGATGACAATTTCCCGGATCCCGATGACTTTATTATGAGCCGACTGCGGGGTTTATGA
- a CDS encoding GNAT family N-acetyltransferase, with amino-acid sequence MTVSAPEPLAAHHDIEAFDSGVDSLDQWLKRRALKNQATGASRTFVACDDGRVVAYYALASSGVTVDAAPGRFRRNMPDPIPVVVLGRLAVDQSQQGRGLGRALVKDAGQRIVQAADTIGIRGVLVHALSADAKAFYERIGFEPSPLDPMMLLVTLDDLKAGFSRHTCKNSSQDRISSIASVS; translated from the coding sequence ATGACGGTATCAGCGCCCGAACCGCTGGCCGCGCACCACGACATTGAAGCCTTCGACTCCGGGGTGGACAGTCTGGACCAGTGGCTAAAGCGTCGTGCCCTGAAAAATCAGGCTACCGGCGCTTCGCGAACCTTCGTCGCCTGCGACGATGGCCGCGTGGTGGCCTACTATGCGCTGGCATCGAGCGGGGTCACGGTGGACGCAGCACCCGGACGCTTCCGACGCAACATGCCGGACCCGATTCCGGTGGTGGTCCTTGGCAGGCTGGCCGTAGATCAATCGCAGCAGGGCAGGGGCCTAGGCCGCGCTCTGGTGAAAGATGCCGGGCAGCGCATCGTCCAAGCCGCCGACACCATCGGGATTCGCGGGGTGCTCGTGCATGCGCTCTCGGCCGACGCCAAGGCGTTCTATGAGCGGATCGGATTTGAGCCGTCGCCCCTCGATCCAATGATGCTACTGGTCACGCTGGATGACCTGAAAGCGGGGTTCAGCCGACATACGTGTAAAAATAGCTCACAAGATCGGATTTCATCCATTGCATCAGTGAGTTAG